The Jaculus jaculus isolate mJacJac1 chromosome 1, mJacJac1.mat.Y.cur, whole genome shotgun sequence nucleotide sequence gcctcccagggATTAAAGGTGACATCTGGCTGAAACCtgtttttcaaaacaaatttttttttacttatttatttattttggtttttcgaggtagggtctcagtctagcccaggctaacctggaattctctgtgtagtctcagggcggcctcaaactcatggtgatcctcctacctctcccaagtgctgggattaaaggcgtatgccaccacgtccagcttaacaaaatattttatttatttgaaagaggaaagagagtatgggccagaggaagaccctacctcaaaaaaaaaaaaaaaaaattcaagttttaaAATTCCTGGTTTTATACCTATTACTCTGTGCACTTGGGAAAAATAATGTAAAACCTTGGggcttaaaaaaaatccatttttaaaatgggTTTATTAAAGTTCCTTCCCTATTGGGGTATCTCAAGAGTTCAGTGAAAGTCAGGCATGATATTCCTCATTATTtgagaggctgtggcaggaggatcacttgagttttTGAGtctaaggccagcttgagctacctCCCTTGAGActcttttgcaaaaaaaaaaaaaggaaaaaggaaaaaggaaaaagtgataTGCATAAAAGTCTTAGTGTGGTGCCTCAGATGTTCTAAATGCACAGTGCatattgacattttcatgcatattcTGGCTGTTTACCTGATGGTCTTCCTCCAGATGACACTGAAGGAGTTTGCTATGATGAATGAGGACCAGGATGATGAGGAGTTTCTGCAGCAGTACCGGAAGCAGAGGATGGAAGAGATGCGGCAGCAGTTACACAAAGGGCCCCAATTCAAGCAGGTTTTTGAGATCCCCAGTGGAGAAGGGTTTTTAGAAATGATTGATAAAGAACAGAAAAGCACCCTCGTCATGGTCCACATTTATGAGGATGGCATTCCCGGGACCGAAGCCATGAATGGCTGCATGATCTGCCTTGCCTCAGAGTACCCTGCTGTCAAGTTCTGTCGTGTGAAGAGCTCAGTCATTGGAGCCAGCAGTCATTTTACCAGGAATGCCCTGCCTGCCCTGCTCATCTACAAGGGGGGAGAATTGATTGGCAATTTTGTCCGTGTCACTGACCAGTTGGGGGAGGATTTCTTTGCTGTGgaccttgaagcttttctacaGGAATTCGGATTACTCCCAGAAAAGGAAGTCTTGGTGCTGTCATCTGTGCGTGACTCTGCCACCTGTCACAGTGAAGACAGTGATCTGGAAATAGATTGAACTGATAATCTAGTTGCCTAAATTCTCCATTGTTTGGGCTAGAGGACACAtgtctatatttatttttgttccttcctgtgtcttctggcttttaagctGTTCTTTGTAGTCTCTGTTATTATATGGAAAGTCAGAAATTCTTCGATTAAATCATAATGCTGAGTCACTTTGGGGCTACCTATAAAATGACTTAAAATTACATAAACAGGATGCCAGGCTTTTGAACTGTTTACTTAAGATTTTCTAGCCTGACATCTCTGTTAGTGTTTCCAGTCAATATTTATTAGCATCCTAAAGGCAGTGTCCTGGAAATTGTCTGCTGAGGTCTCAGAGTAGGATTCCCTAGTTAGTGTGTTATGTGCAGCGTAAAGAGTGTGTTTCCTTAGTCAAATGACTGGCTATGTTTGCTTGTAATCAGATCTGTAGTCCTACAAAGCAGTTTCTTTTCCCTAGGCCCTCTTTTCTACTTAATGGCCCTAGACAGAGCTGGGGATGTTGCTTAATGGCACAAtatttgcccagcatgcacagggccctgagtttgatccccagcattgtaaaacaaaaacaaagcaaaaggttCCAGGTGTCACCTCCTGCCCTGTAAGGAGCAGTGTGGCCTCTGCTGCAGCTGCAGTCAGTGTTCCCTAATGACATGGAACAGCAGGGATGATTTACGCTGGCTGCTCATGGTGCTGGGTGACAAGCATCTTGTGACACAGACACTGGAGTTTATGGGGCTGGGAAGCTTGTTTAAGGAGGACCTTCCACTGCTTCTccatgtctgtctgtccttctgtTATTTCAACAAGGCAACTTTTTGCTTAGTCtagatttttttaaccttttttttttttgcattgttggaAAATAACTCACATTCAGTAGAGGAAAATTGACCAAAATGCAGATgccaaataaaaatttagaatctGTAATTCTGCCATCTAGAATAAAACACTGCTAATGTTATGGCATATTTGTTATTAAAGTGTTTTCTTTGTATacataaacttttttgttttgtttttaaacaacatTGGGATCATTCTGAACATGCTGTTATATATAGTATGGTCAGCTAATAACTTACTGTACATTTTTCATATAATACTCTTCTATAACGTTTCTTCAATAATTACTGATACTCTGTTATGTGGCTATGATGTAATTTGTTTGCTAGTTGTCTCAAAAATATTGCAAaaggcagggcatgatggtgcatgcctttagtcccagcactcaggaggcagaggtaggaggattgccgtgagtttgaggccaccctgagactccatagtgaattccaggtcagcctgggctagagtaagaccctacgtcaaaaaaccaaaaattgcaaaaactttaaaaaattatgaaagtaATGTGTTCATTGTAGAATATGCAACAAAAAGCTAAA carries:
- the Pdcl gene encoding phosducin-like protein, whose translation is MTTLDDKLLGEKLQYYYSTSEDEDSDHEDKDTGRGVLASSAMPAEAELVGEGISVNTGPKGVINDWRRFKQLETEQREEQCREMERLIKKLSMTCRSHLDEEEEQQKQKDLQEKISGKMTLKEFAMMNEDQDDEEFLQQYRKQRMEEMRQQLHKGPQFKQVFEIPSGEGFLEMIDKEQKSTLVMVHIYEDGIPGTEAMNGCMICLASEYPAVKFCRVKSSVIGASSHFTRNALPALLIYKGGELIGNFVRVTDQLGEDFFAVDLEAFLQEFGLLPEKEVLVLSSVRDSATCHSEDSDLEID